The DNA window AAGATCAGAAGCTTTATCATTGAATCTCCATCTGATGTATCAGTTGTATAGTACTTTATATTTCACTTCATAATTAACCGTTTACAAAATCAGATCAGCACAATATATCTGGTCTATATATCAGTGTGTTCCCATTTTTGAAAACAGATGAATGATGATCACGCCAATAATAATCAGCGCCATTCCTATAATGGCAGGCCCGTCGGGAATTTGCTTGAATGCAATAATTCCGATAACGGTAATCGCTATAATACCCACTCCTGACCAGATGGCATATGTAATTCCCACCGGAATATGCCTGAGCGTAATGCTCAGGAAATAAAATGCTGCAGAATAGCCGACAATCGTTACTACAGAAGGCAGCAGCCTGGTAAACTCTTCCGATTTCTTAAGAAATGTTGTGGCTACAATCTCGCACACAATAGCCAGCAACAGATATACATAACTTTTTCCCATATCAGTTTTCTTACTGACAAAAATAAGCAATTCCGACAGCAAATGCTGTCATAATGCGTCTGACGGCCATTTTTGCACCTTTATTCCCGTTTACTGTCAGGACAAAGAACAATAAATTTTGTTCATATGGAACCTAAAACATGATTTTTATCAACCTATAACGATGTAATTTATTGAAATCTGCCGGATTTGAGATTTATCAATTATCAAACAGAGTCTGTGAAAGTTTTAACAGATCAATAATTTTTACAGATAAGACAATAAAAGTATATATAATTTCTTAATAATACATTAAATTAATGTAAACAAAATGCACTGCATATTAACATTACTATAGTGTAATAAACTGATATACATCAGCATTATACGTTTTGGCATCCCATTTGAAAGTTGTAGTTTTGTCATTGAAAAAATGATAAAAAAAAGTCAAATAATTAAAAATTAATCAAAATGATCACTTACATCGGAATCGCAACTTGTTTAGTAGTTTTTGCTTCTTATTTTACTACCGTAAGAAGAGAAAGAAACTAGTGAGCTGCTCTTGAGCCTTCTTAAGAGCCTCCATATGAAATTATATTGTTAATGTTTTAGCCTTTACGGAGGCTGCTCTTTTACTCAGGGAGTAAAAGAGCATACAAAACATTGCAAAAGACCCATACAGAACAATTTTAATTTTTATAGCCGTAAGGTCGGATCCCAGGTCCGGCTTTTTTTATTTCCCCTTATCTTTGTACACCAATTTATTTTTACTTAATGAACCTGTACAATCTTATCATCCAGGACAAGGAAGAGATCGCATTAGATGAAGTATTCCTCAGTGAAGGCAATCATCATCAGTTCCGGCAGCTGATCAAGGAACACACTTATATCAATGAGCTCCGGGAATACGGGCTCCCTGTCAACACCAAGGTACTCCTGGAAGGAAGTTCGGGCTGCGGGAAGACGATGACGGCAAAAGCGATTGCCCATGCCCTGGGAAAAAACATTATTATCCTTAACCTGAGCAATATTGTTTCCTCCAGGATCGGTGAAACTTCCCAGAATATTAAAATGATTTTTGACAAAGCAGCACGGGAAAGGTCTGTCCTGTTCCTCGATGAGCTGGACCAGATCGGGAAAGCAAGGGGAAGTGATGATAAAGATGTCGGCGAAATGAGGCGGCTGGTCAATACACTGCTCCAGCTGATCGATTATTACCCGGACAATGCCTTGCTGATCTGTGCGACCAACCACGCTGAGATCATAGACACCGCCCTGCTGAGGCGCTTTCAGCTTAAAATCAGGTATGAACTGCCATCAGAAGCATTCCTGGACCGTTATTATGATCACCTCCTTACGCGATTTCCGGAAGACCTCAGAGCTGTAGACCGTACATACGGTATTTCTTTCGCTGAAGCTAAAGATTACGCGCTGACCATGGTTAAAGGCAACCTGATCCGGAAGCTGGAAGAAAATACAAAGGGTTAATTCCGCTACTTTTCTGAGATTCTGATCGATCGGGATATTTTTGGTTTAAAACTCTCATATAGGGTCTGGCCAGGTGATCTTTAGGTAGCCACAAGCCTGCATTTATCTGTATTTCCTACTTTTTATATCCGTACTTTTACGGCTGCTTATAACAATTGAAATGAAGACATTACTAAAATATTTGAGGCCCCATCAATGGCTGCTGATCTTATCCTTACTTTTGGCAACCGTGAACCAGGTATTTTCCCTGTTTGGCCCTGCCATTACCGGAAAGATCCTGGATCAGCTGGTGACGCATCCTAACTTTTTCGATAAGGAAAAAACTCTACCCAGAAGCCTGAATGATTACCTGTACGGTACGGATATCTATCACGGTGTATTTTATTTCCTGGGGCTTCTGATTGCCACAGCCATGGTCAGCAGGATTGCCAAAGCCTTTCAGGATTATGTGGTGAATGTGATTACCCAGAAATTCGGGGCCAGCATTTTCACAGACGGACTCAAGCATTCAATGGCACTTCCCTATCAGGAATTTGAGGACCAGCGAAGCGGGGAAACGCTTTCCGTACTGACTAAAGTAAGGGAAGACGGTGTAAAATTCATCACCAATTTTATCAATATCTTTTTCGGGATCCTGGTAAGCATCATCTTTGTCTCTATTTATGCCATCCGCCTGCACTGGTCAATTATGCCGGTCTATGTGGTAGGGATTTTCCTGATTGCCTTTATCACCAACCTGCTGAGCAAGAGGATCAAGAACATCCAGAAGACCATAGTTTCTGAAACCACCGCGCTTGCCGGAAGCACCACTGAGAGTCTGCGGAACATAGAAATCGTAAAAAGTTTAGGGCTGACCCAGCAGGAGATCAGGCGGCTGAACAATAATACCTACAAAATCCTCGGTCTTGAACTGAGGAAAGTAAAAAGCATCCGGTCTTTGAGTTTCATCCAGGGAACCATGGTGAATTTCCTGCAACAGCTGATCACCCTGACTTTGCTGCTTCTGATTTTCAAAAACATCGTGACGCCGGGAGAATACCTGTCGCTGATGTTTTACGGTTTCTTTATTTTCGGGCCGATGCAGGAAATCGGGAATATCATTATTTCTTACCGTGAAGCAGAGGCATCGCTGAATAATTTCGACCGCCTCATGAAGAAAGACGTAGAGGAAAAACCGCTTACCCCAGAGAGGATCGGAGCGATCAGCGAACTTGAATTCAAAGGAGTTTCTTTTCAGCACCAGACAGCATCCTATAAAGCCCTGAATGCCATCTCCTTTAACGTAAAGAATGGTGAGACCATAGCATTCGTAGGGCCGAGCGGCTCCGGAAAAAGCACTCTGGTCAAGTTGCTGGTGGGGCTGTACCGGCCTAAAGAGGGGGCCATTTTCTATAATCATATCAACGGCAATGCATTTGATTTCGATGAACTGAGAAACCAGATCGGTTTTGTTACCCAGGATACCCAGCTTTTCGCGGGGACGATCAAGGAGAACCTGCTATTCGTCAATCCGGATGCTACAGAAGCAGATCTTCAGCTGGCCCTGGAACGGTCCAGCAGTACTGCGCTTATTGAAAGGGCTGAGAAAGGCATTGATACCGTTATCGGAGAAGGAGGACTGAAACTAAGTGGAGGCGAAAAGCAGAGGATTGCTATTGCCAGGGCTCTGCTCAGAAAGCCACATCTCCTTATTTTTGATGAAGCTACTTCTGCCCTGGACAGTATCACC is part of the Chryseobacterium camelliae genome and encodes:
- a CDS encoding DMT family transporter; its protein translation is MGKSYVYLLLAIVCEIVATTFLKKSEEFTRLLPSVVTIVGYSAAFYFLSITLRHIPVGITYAIWSGVGIIAITVIGIIAFKQIPDGPAIIGMALIIIGVIIIHLFSKMGTH
- a CDS encoding AAA family ATPase, with translation MNLYNLIIQDKEEIALDEVFLSEGNHHQFRQLIKEHTYINELREYGLPVNTKVLLEGSSGCGKTMTAKAIAHALGKNIIILNLSNIVSSRIGETSQNIKMIFDKAARERSVLFLDELDQIGKARGSDDKDVGEMRRLVNTLLQLIDYYPDNALLICATNHAEIIDTALLRRFQLKIRYELPSEAFLDRYYDHLLTRFPEDLRAVDRTYGISFAEAKDYALTMVKGNLIRKLEENTKG
- a CDS encoding ABC transporter ATP-binding protein encodes the protein MKTLLKYLRPHQWLLILSLLLATVNQVFSLFGPAITGKILDQLVTHPNFFDKEKTLPRSLNDYLYGTDIYHGVFYFLGLLIATAMVSRIAKAFQDYVVNVITQKFGASIFTDGLKHSMALPYQEFEDQRSGETLSVLTKVREDGVKFITNFINIFFGILVSIIFVSIYAIRLHWSIMPVYVVGIFLIAFITNLLSKRIKNIQKTIVSETTALAGSTTESLRNIEIVKSLGLTQQEIRRLNNNTYKILGLELRKVKSIRSLSFIQGTMVNFLQQLITLTLLLLIFKNIVTPGEYLSLMFYGFFIFGPMQEIGNIIISYREAEASLNNFDRLMKKDVEEKPLTPERIGAISELEFKGVSFQHQTASYKALNAISFNVKNGETIAFVGPSGSGKSTLVKLLVGLYRPKEGAIFYNHINGNAFDFDELRNQIGFVTQDTQLFAGTIKENLLFVNPDATEADLQLALERSSSTALIERAEKGIDTVIGEGGLKLSGGEKQRIAIARALLRKPHLLIFDEATSALDSITEEAITSTIKDISREKDQITVLIAHRLSTVMHADRIYVLERGQIIETGSHENLLALNGLYYAMWRQQIGERKTSGPGADQTVTL